A genome region from Sphingobacteriaceae bacterium GW460-11-11-14-LB5 includes the following:
- a CDS encoding YicC family protein, with translation MTGYGLATADYANAKYSVEIKSLNSKFLELNLKYPKAFSDKELILRNICSKDIERGKVSLSINVERTNGEVTGATINTALLSHYYKQLIAVNDELSAGSSNLLQTALTFPDVISYKEESVSEDEWNHLFQIFTSALANFNKFREDEGAVLKADLELRIKNILSYFKSVEELEPKRITAIRDKFTQFLDDAVGKVNIDQNRFEQELIYYIDKIDITEEKTRLKSHCDYFLQTLASKEANGKKMGFISQEIGREINTMGAKANDAQMQQFVVGMKEELEKIKEQLLNVL, from the coding sequence ATGACAGGATACGGCTTAGCAACAGCCGATTATGCAAATGCAAAGTATAGTGTCGAAATCAAATCGCTCAACAGTAAATTCCTGGAGCTGAATTTAAAATATCCTAAAGCTTTTTCTGATAAAGAGTTGATTCTGCGCAACATTTGCAGCAAAGACATCGAGCGCGGAAAGGTGAGTTTAAGCATCAATGTAGAACGTACCAATGGTGAGGTTACAGGTGCGACCATCAATACTGCATTATTAAGCCATTATTATAAACAACTTATTGCCGTTAATGACGAATTAAGTGCCGGAAGCAGCAATTTATTGCAAACTGCCTTAACTTTTCCTGATGTCATCAGTTACAAGGAAGAAAGTGTGAGTGAAGATGAGTGGAACCATTTATTCCAGATTTTCACTTCAGCTTTGGCCAATTTCAATAAATTCAGAGAAGATGAAGGTGCTGTGTTAAAGGCTGATTTAGAGCTGAGAATTAAAAATATCCTTTCTTATTTCAAATCTGTTGAAGAATTAGAGCCTAAAAGAATTACCGCTATCCGTGATAAATTTACTCAGTTTTTGGACGATGCGGTAGGTAAAGTAAATATCGATCAGAACCGTTTTGAACAGGAACTGATTTATTACATTGATAAAATAGACATTACTGAAGAAAAAACACGTTTAAAAAGCCATTGCGATTATTTCTTGCAAACTTTAGCAAGCAAAGAAGCAAACGGCAAAAAAATGGGTTTCATTTCTCAGGAAATCGGAAGAGAGATTAATACCATGGGTGCTAAAGCAAACGATGCCCAAATGCAACAATTTGTTGTAGGTATGAAAGAAGAATTAGAAAAGATAAAAGAACAGTTATTGAATGTGTTGTAG
- a CDS encoding four helix bundle protein: MGDFSDLLVYKKSFELAMDIFEISKTFPKAETYSLTDQIRRSSRSTNICLVEAYRKRRYKAHFISKLSDSDMENSETKGWLKFAFECKYIAEEQYEKLTLQSDEVGKLLNHMINNPEKYGVA; this comes from the coding sequence ATGGGCGATTTTTCTGATTTATTAGTTTATAAAAAGTCATTTGAATTGGCCATGGATATTTTTGAAATCAGTAAGACCTTTCCGAAGGCTGAAACCTATTCGCTAACTGATCAGATAAGAAGATCATCCCGATCTACAAATATTTGTTTAGTAGAAGCCTACCGAAAACGTAGATATAAAGCGCACTTCATCAGTAAACTTTCGGATAGTGACATGGAAAATAGTGAAACCAAGGGCTGGCTAAAGTTCGCATTCGAATGTAAATATATTGCTGAAGAACAATACGAAAAATTAACATTACAAAGCGACGAAGTTGGGAAACTGCTAAATCACATGATCAATAATCCTGAGAAGTATGGTGTTGCTTAA
- a CDS encoding guanylate kinase, translating to MQGKLIIFSAPSGAGKTTIVHHLLTKFPELSFSISATTRELRGAETHENDYYFISKEEFLHKVARQEFVEFEEVYNGTFYGTLRSEIERIWNDGKHVIFDIDVEGGIRLKRKYEEDALAIFVQPPSLDVLKERLSGRGTDSPEKLQERFIKAEKELLYADKFDVILKNYDLATACAEAEQLVGDFLKS from the coding sequence ATGCAAGGCAAATTAATCATATTTTCAGCACCATCAGGGGCAGGTAAAACCACTATAGTACATCATTTATTAACGAAATTTCCTGAGCTGAGCTTTTCTATTTCTGCGACAACCCGCGAATTGAGAGGCGCTGAAACACATGAAAACGATTACTATTTTATTAGTAAAGAAGAATTTTTGCACAAAGTAGCCCGCCAGGAATTTGTGGAGTTTGAAGAAGTTTATAACGGAACTTTTTATGGCACTTTACGTTCAGAAATAGAACGCATCTGGAATGATGGCAAACACGTTATTTTCGATATTGATGTAGAAGGCGGTATCCGTTTGAAAAGAAAATATGAGGAAGATGCGCTGGCTATTTTCGTTCAGCCACCATCCTTAGATGTTTTAAAAGAACGTTTAAGCGGCCGTGGTACAGATAGTCCTGAGAAATTACAGGAACGTTTTATTAAAGCTGAAAAAGAACTGCTTTATGCAGATAAGTTTGATGTGATTTTAAAAAATTACGATCTGGCTACAGCTTGTGCAGAAGCAGAGCAGTTGGTGGGGGATTTTTTGAAGAGTTAG
- a CDS encoding ribonuclease III — MPILKLYKLYLSPEKEFVKKLKNILGFVPGNVTLYKMAFRHRSVAKVLKNGSRSSNERLEFLGDAVLGSVIAELLFKHYPYKEEGFLTEMRSKIVNRANLNQLAKKIGFDKLIQFDQRSVSIQTKHNSMLGDAFEAIVGAIYMDKGYNFTKEFLLRRIVKPHIDIHTLELTETNFKSKLIEWCQRHGKDVMFELAENSEGESAKLFTISAIVEGEKYGTGRDYNKKNAEKLAAEKACEALSI; from the coding sequence ATGCCGATATTAAAATTATATAAACTTTATCTCTCTCCTGAAAAGGAGTTTGTTAAAAAGCTGAAAAACATTTTAGGCTTTGTTCCAGGCAATGTTACGCTCTATAAAATGGCGTTCAGACATCGTTCTGTAGCGAAAGTTTTAAAAAATGGAAGCAGGAGCAGCAATGAACGCTTAGAATTTTTAGGCGATGCTGTTTTAGGTTCGGTGATAGCAGAGCTGCTTTTTAAACATTACCCCTACAAAGAAGAAGGTTTTTTAACCGAAATGCGCTCGAAAATTGTGAACCGGGCTAATTTAAACCAGTTGGCAAAGAAAATTGGTTTTGATAAGCTCATTCAGTTTGACCAGCGTTCGGTTAGCATACAAACCAAACACAATTCGATGCTCGGCGATGCTTTTGAGGCTATTGTAGGCGCCATTTATATGGATAAGGGGTACAATTTTACCAAAGAGTTTTTATTGCGCAGAATTGTAAAACCACATATCGATATTCATACCCTGGAACTTACTGAAACCAATTTCAAAAGTAAATTGATTGAGTGGTGCCAGCGCCACGGCAAAGATGTTATGTTCGAACTGGCCGAAAACAGTGAAGGTGAAAGTGCCAAGTTATTTACCATTAGCGCAATTGTTGAAGGTGAAAAATATGGTACCGGCAGAGATTACAACAAGAAAAACGCAGAAAAATTAGCAGCAGAAAAAGCTTGCGAAGCGTTGAGTATATAG
- a CDS encoding beta-ketoacyl-[acyl-carrier-protein] synthase II, with protein sequence MELKRVVVTGLGALTPIGNNVPDFWEGLTNGVSGAAPIKGFDTEKFKTKFACEVKNFNPEDFLEKKEARKLDPFVQYALVATDEAVKDGGFDFEKLDTNRIGVIWGAGIGGLKTFLDEISNFAKGDGTPRYNPFFIPKMIIDIAPGHISIKYGLRGPNFATVSACASSTNAMIDAFNYIRLGMADVIISGGSEAIINEAGMGGFNAMHALSTRNEDPATASRPFDKDRDGFVAGEGAGTIILEELEHAKARGAKIYAELVGGGMSADANHITAPHPEGLGARMVMTNALKDAGLTTADIDYINVHGTSTPLGDISETKAIGTLFGEDAYRLNISSTKSMTGHLLGAAGAIEAIAAILSVKNDIVPPTINHFTDDPAFDPKLNFTFNKAQKRTVRAALSNTFGFGGHNASVIFKKYED encoded by the coding sequence ATGGAATTAAAAAGAGTAGTAGTAACAGGGTTGGGTGCGCTCACTCCTATAGGCAATAATGTTCCCGATTTTTGGGAAGGATTGACTAACGGGGTGAGTGGCGCTGCTCCTATTAAGGGTTTTGATACTGAAAAGTTCAAGACCAAATTCGCATGCGAGGTTAAAAATTTTAATCCGGAAGACTTTCTGGAGAAAAAAGAAGCCCGCAAGCTAGATCCGTTTGTACAATATGCTCTTGTGGCAACAGATGAGGCTGTGAAGGATGGTGGTTTTGATTTTGAAAAATTAGATACCAACCGGATCGGTGTAATCTGGGGTGCAGGCATAGGTGGATTGAAAACTTTCCTGGATGAAATTTCGAATTTCGCCAAGGGAGATGGTACGCCAAGATACAATCCATTTTTTATCCCTAAAATGATTATTGATATTGCTCCTGGGCATATCTCGATCAAATACGGCTTACGTGGGCCAAATTTTGCAACTGTTTCGGCATGTGCCTCTTCAACCAATGCCATGATTGATGCATTTAACTATATCCGTTTGGGTATGGCTGATGTAATTATCAGTGGCGGTTCTGAAGCCATCATTAACGAAGCAGGTATGGGTGGTTTTAATGCCATGCATGCATTATCAACGCGTAACGAAGATCCGGCAACGGCGTCACGCCCTTTTGATAAAGACCGTGATGGTTTCGTAGCTGGTGAAGGTGCTGGGACGATTATTTTAGAAGAACTTGAACATGCAAAAGCAAGAGGTGCAAAAATTTATGCAGAGCTTGTTGGCGGTGGAATGAGTGCCGATGCTAATCACATCACAGCACCACATCCTGAAGGTTTGGGCGCTAGAATGGTAATGACCAATGCACTAAAAGATGCTGGTTTAACAACTGCTGATATAGATTATATCAATGTACACGGTACTTCTACCCCACTGGGTGATATTAGTGAAACCAAAGCCATTGGTACATTATTTGGTGAAGATGCTTATCGTTTAAACATCAGCTCAACCAAATCGATGACTGGCCACCTTTTGGGTGCAGCCGGAGCTATTGAGGCTATTGCAGCCATTCTTTCTGTTAAAAATGATATTGTTCCTCCAACGATCAATCACTTTACAGACGATCCTGCATTTGACCCTAAATTGAATTTTACTTTTAACAAAGCACAAAAACGTACCGTTAGAGCTGCTTTAAGTAATACATTCGGTTTTGGCGGCCATAACGCTTCCGTTATTTTTAAGAAATACGAAGATTAA